The Cryobacterium sp. SO1 genomic sequence CCACGCGGCCGCCACCCTTGGCCGGGCCGGCATCGACGACGCCGAGGTGGATGCCGACCTCCTGATCGGGCACATCCTCCGTCAGAGCCGGGGCCAGGTGCAGGCCGCCGCGATCCTGGGCACCCCACTGACCGAGACCGACGCGGCCGCCATCGCCACCCTCGTCGAACGCCGCGCCAAGCGTGAACCCCTGCAGCACATCACCGGCCGGGCGCCGTTCCGGTCCCTGGAGCTGAACGTCGGCCCCGGCGTCTTCGTGCCGCGCCCTGAGACCGAAGGCGTCGCCCAGATCGCCATCGACGCCCTGCGCTCGATGGCCGAGCCCGAACCCGTCGGCGTGGACCTCGGCACCGGCAGCGGCGCCATCGCCCTGGCCCTGGCCACCGAGGTGCCGCACGCCAGGGTGTTCGCCTGCGAGAACTCCCCGGACGCCTTCCCCTGGACCAGCCGCAACTTCGCCGAGGTTGGCGCCGAGAACGCCACCCTGGTGTTCGCCGACCTGGCCGACGCCTTCCCCGAACTCGACGGCACGGTGGCCGTGGTGGTCTCGAACCCGCCCTACATCCCGGCCGCCGCCATCCCGCGCGACCCGGAAGTGCGCCTGTTCGACCCCGCCCACGCCCTGTACGGCGGACCGGACGGCCTCGACGTGGTTCGCCTGGTCTCACAGACGGGCCTCCGCCTGCTGCGTGCCGGGGGAGTGCTCGCGATCGAGCACGGCGAACTGCAGGGCGCCGAGATCCGCGCGCTGCTGGACGCCGATGGCTGGCGGGCCACCGCCACCCACCGCGACCTGACCACCCGCGACCGCACCACAACGGCGCTGCGCCCGTGACCGCCGGACTCCGCCCGCTCGGAGAGACCGAACTCGCCGCGTGGCTGGTGTCCAGCGTCGCCGACTACACCGACGACCTCGAGGCCGCCGGGCTCAGCCGGGCCGCCGCCGAGAACAAGGCCGCCGAAGCCACTCGGCGCGAGTTCCCGCACGGCCGGCCCGCCCCCGGGCAGCGCGTCTATTCGATCAGGGTCGCCGACGAGCATGTCGGTGTGCTCTGGCTCTCCGCTGGCCCGGCCGACGACCTCACCAACTGGTGGATCCTCGACATCGTGGTGTTCGAACAGTTCAGGGGCCGCGGTCACGGCCGCCTGGCGATGTTGCTCGCCGAGGCCGAAGCCGCCCGACTGGGCGCCGCCAAACTCACCCTGAACGTCTTCGCCCGCAACGCCGTGGCCCGCGCCCTGTATACATCCCTCGACTACGAGCCCACCAAGATCGTGATGGAGAAAACCCTCGCCCCTTCCGCGAACTGAGAGAAAAGCACCGAAAACGCGCGTTTTCAGGGGCTTAGCTCACAGTTCGCGTGCCGTGGGTCGCCGGGGCCTCACAGGCGGGCTGCACTAGAATCGTGCCCGATGACACGTATCTATGATTGCTCGGTCGACGAGGAACGCTCGACCGGCATGCGACTGGCACGCTCGGCGATCGGCCGCGGCGCGCTCGTTGTCATCCCCACCGACACCGTCTACGGCGTGGCCGCGGACGCGTTCAACGCCGAGGCCGTGCAGCGGCTGCTGGATGCCAAGGGCCGCGACCGCACCTCGCCGCCTCCCGTGCTCATCCCGGGGATCCCCACCCTCGACGCGCTCGCCCAGGATGTGCCGGAGCCCGTGCGCGCCCTGGTCGCCGAATTCTGGCCCGGCGGACTCACCGTGGTGCTCATCGCGCAGCCGTCCCTGGTCTGGGACCTCGGCGACACCCGCGGCACGGTCGCGCTGCGGATGCCCCGCAACCAGGTGGCCCTTGACCTGCTGGCCGAGACCGGCCCGCTCGCCGTCTCCAGCGCCAACACCAGCGGCCAGCCCTCGGCCATCGACGTCATCGGCGCCGAAGAGATGCTCGGCGTGAGCGTCGCGGTCTATCTCGACGGGGGAGTGGCCGGCCTGGACTACGAACCGATCGGCGACCGCGCCGGCGACACCTCCTCCACAATCGTGGATGCGACCGGGTTCGCCACCAACGGCGGCAAACTCGTGATCGTGCGGAACGGTGTGATCTCCCGGGCAGCCATCGAGGCCGTCATCGGCGACGCCCTTGCACCGGTGGCCGAGTAATGACTCTTTTCGTCCTCTTGGCGCTCGTGTCGGCGGTCGTGACCTTCCTCATGTCGATCGTGGTGCTCAAGCTGACCCATAAGTACCGGCTGTACCCCAAGATCCGCGAACGCGACGTGCACACCCGCCCGACGCCCCGGCTGGGCGGTATCGCCATGTTCCTCGGCATCCTGGTCGCCTTCGGGGTCTCCTATCTGGTGGCCTCCCAGTTCGCACCCCTGCGGTTGATCTTCGCCGACCCGCACCAGATCATGGCCATTCTCGGCGCCGCCCTGCTGATCGTGCTTCTCGGTGTGGCCGACGACATCTGGGACCTCGACTGGATGACCAAACTGCTGGGCCAGTTCATTGCCGCGGGCCTGGTGGCCTGGCAGGGCGTGCAGGTCTTCTCGCTGCCCATCGGCGGCCTCACGGTGGGATCGTCCTGGATGTCCATCGTGATCACGGTCATGGCCATCGTCATCGTGATGAACATGATCAACTTCATCGACGGCCTGGACGGCCTGGTGGCCGGGGTCGCCCTGATCGCCAACGGTGTGTTCTTCATCTACAGCTACCTGTTGGTGCGCGACACCTCACCCACCAACTACTTCAACCTGGCCTCCCTCATCGCCGCGATCCTCGTCGGCGCCTGCGTGGGCTTCCTTCCGGTGAACTGGCACCCGGCCAAGATGTTCATGGGCGACGCCGGCGCCCTCCTGGTCGGCCTCCTGATGGCCACGTCGGCCATCGCGATCACCGGTCAGGTCGACCCGACGGCGATCAACCGGTCCCAGCTGTTCCCGGCCTTCATCCCGTTGATCCTGCCGGTGGCGATCCTGATCATCCCGCTGCTCGACTTCGGCCTGGCGGTGTTCCGGCGGGTGCGAGCCGGAAAATCGCCGTTCAGCGCCGACCGCAAACATCTGCATCACCGGCTGCTGGACATGGGGCACTCCCACCTGCACGCCGTGCTGATCTTCTACGGCTGGACCGCCGCCGCCTCGGTGGGCTGCCTCCTCTATTACGTGCTGCCGGTGTTCTTCGGACTGCCCACCTGGTGGGCCACGGTCTTCCTGGTGAGCGCCCTGGTCATCTGCACAGTGGTGACCCTCGCCCCGCTGAGCCGCCGCAAGGCCATCGAGGCCGCCAGCCAGCTCGCCCCGGCGACCGGCGCCATCGGCGTCCCGACCATTGCCCGGCTTGATCCCCTCGACGAGGCGTCTGACGCCAAGGAGCCCGTATGACCCCCGCACCTGTATCCCCCGATCTGCCCACGGCCGGCCCCCGGATCGTCCCCGTGGACGCCAAGAAGATCCTCACCGAGGTTCTCAAGTACACCGGCCTGCTCGCGATCGGGATCGCCGTCATCGGCGGCGGCCTCGGCTACCTGTTAGCCGGCACGAACGGCCTCATCAGCGCACTCATCGGAACAATCCTGGCCGTGCTGTTCGCCTCGATCACGGCGGGCAGCATCATCGGCGCCATGCGTTTCGACATCGCCGTGTTCTTTGGAATCGTGATGGGCGCCTGGCTGCTGAAGATCGTGGTCTTCATCGTGATCCTGGCGCTGCTCCGGGATGCGCCCTTCGTTCAGACGATGGTGCTCTTCCTCACCGTGATCGCCGGGGCGGTGGGCACCATGCTGATCGACGTGATCGTCGTTTTCCGCTCCCGTTTGGGTTACGCGAGTAATGTCGCCCTGCCGAGCGAAAACGACGACACCACGCCCAGACGGCGCGGTGACCTCGATTAGTCACAGCGAACGATTGTTGATAAAGTGAAAACACTCTCAGGTGGCAGTGTGCGCCCCCGAGCCCCTGACCGATATTCCCCCACTGTCGCCTTTGTGCGTCCGCACAGAAACAGGAGATAGCGCTGTTGCTTACCGCTGCGAACTTGCTGATTCCGATGGCTTCCGACGGCGAGTTCACCGCTCCTGGAATCGGAGAGTTCCTTGGGCTCCCCGCGCTGTTCTTCGAAGGCACCCCGTTCGAGATCAACCGCATCATCCTGGTGCGCCTGGTGGCCATCGGCCTCATGCTGCTCCTCTTCTGGATCGCCCTTCGGAAGCCGTCCCGGGTTCCCGGCCGTAACCAGAGCATCGCCGAACTGGCGCTCGGTTTCGTGCAGGTGCAGATCGCCGACCAGATCCTGGGCAAGGAAATGGGCCGGCGCTACCTGCCGCTGCTCGCCGGACTGTTCTTCGGCATCCTGGCCATGAACATCACCGGTGTGGTGCCGTTCATGAACATCTCGGGAACATCGATCATCGCGATGCCGCTGCTTCTCGGCCTCGTCGCCTACGTCGTGTTCATCTACGCGGGCATCAAGGCCCTGGGCCCGGGCAAGTTCTTCAAGAACTCGCTCTTCCCCGCCGGTGTGCCGTGGCCGATCTACATCCTGCTCGCGCCGATCGAGTTCATCAACATCTTCATCGTGCGGCCGCTCTCGCTGGCCCTGCGACTCCTGCTCAACATGATGGTCGGGCACCTCTTGCTCGTGCTGTGCTTCAGCGCCACGAACTTCTTCTTCTTCACCGCCGGTGGATGGGCCGGACTCTTCGGCGTGGGCACACTCGCGTTCGGGTTCATCTTCACCTTCGTTGAATTCGCCGTCTACATCCTCCAGGCGTACATCTTCACCCTCCTGACCGCCGTGTACGTGCAACAAGCCGTGGCTGAAGAGCACTGACACAACTGAACTGGCTACGTCGACCGACGTCGTTTTTCGATTGAAAGGAAACACCTAGTGGAACCCACCATCCTCGCCGAGATCACCGGCAACATTGCGACAGTCGGTTACGGACTCGCCGCGATCGGTCCCGGCATCGGCATCGGTATCGTCGCCGGAAAGACCGTTGAAGCCATGGCTCGCCAGCCTGAGCTCGCCGGCCGTCTCCAGGTCACCATGTTCCTCGGCATCGCGTTCACCGAGCTCCTCGCGTTCATCGGTGTTGCCGTATTCTTCATCTTCGTCTAGGGATTAGCACAATGCCTGAGCTTGTTCTCGCAGCGGAAGGGAACTCTAACCCGTTCCTTCCGGAAATCTACGACATCACCTGGTCGCTTGTCGTCCTCCTGGTTGTCATGGTCTTCTTTGTACGCTTCGCGATCCCGCGTTTCCGTCAGATCCTTGACGACCGTGCGGAGGCCATCGAAGGGAACATCGCCAAGGCAGACGACGCCCAGCGCAAGGCCGAAGCTGCTCTCGAGCAGTACACCGCCCAGCTGGCTGTCGCTCGCGTCGAAGCCGGCCAGATCCGCGAGCAGGCACGTGCCGACGGTCAGCGCATCCTCGCCGAGCTGCGGGAACAGGCCACTTCTGAGGCCAACCGCATCACGGCAGCCGCTAAGGCGCAGATCGAGGCCGAACGTCAGGCCGCCGTTCTGTCGCTCCGCAGCGAAGTGGGCAGCCTGGCCATCGACCTCGCCTCCGGTGTCATCGGCGAGAGCCTGAACGACGATGCGCGTGCAAGCGCCATGGTTGAGCGGTTCCTCGCAGACATCGAAGCCACCGAGAACACGGCCCCTTCGGCCGGAAAGAACTAAGACACATGGGAAGCGCCACCAGAGAAGCCTTGGCCACGTCGCGGGCGGCCCTCGCCGCCCACGCTGACTGGGCTGATCTGGCGACGGGTGAGAACCTGTTCGACGCAGGCCGAGTCATCGGTGACTCTTCGCAGTTGCTCGCCGCACTCGGCGACGCGTCCGCGGAAACGTCCCAGAAGGTTGCGCTCGTTCGTGCGATCTTCGGTGCCACGCTCACGCCCGCCGCTCTCGAGCTGCTGCTGTCGGTCGCGGCCGGCCGGTGGTCAAGCCAGCAGGACCTGCTGGCCGCCATCGAGGAGCTCGCGTTGCGCGTGAGCGCGGACTCGGCAGCGCCGGACGTGTCGATTCGATCCGAGCTGTTCCTCTTCGGTGCGGCGGTGTCCTCGGACGCCGAACTCGAATTGGCGTTGACCAGCAAGCTGGGTAAGTCCTCAGCCAAGGTCGGCCTTATCCAGGCGCTCCTGTCCGGCAAGGTGTCGCCCCAGACCCTCGCCATCGTTCGGCACCTGGTACAGCAGCCTCGCGGCCGCCGCATCGGCGAACTGCTCACGGATGCGGCGACGATCGTTGCCGATCAGGCCGACAGCATCATCGCAACGGTCACCGTGGCGGCAGCGCTGCAGCCGGGGCAGCGGGACCGCCTCGCGGCGACGCTCTCGACCCGTTACGGACGCAAGGTCGCCCTCAACGAGGTCATCGACGCATCCGTCGTCGGCGGCCTGAAAGTACAGATCGGCGACGACGTCATCGACGGCAGCGTCGCCACCCGTCTCAAGGACCTGAGACTGCAGCTTGCTGGGTAACCTCCGGGTTGCCCAGAACACACAAACCTCGAGACGGTAACGTGTCGAAAAGACAAAGCCTGTACTGCTGTACAGAAAAGGGAAGATGATGGCAGAACTAACGATCAGCCCCGATGAGATCCGTAACGCTCTCCAGGACTTCGTGAAGTCCTATGAGCCGAACAAGGCCGCTACCACCGAGGTCGGCTACGTCAGCACCGCGGGCGATGGCATCGCCCACGTGCAGGGTCTCCCCGGCGTGATGGCCAACGAGCTCATCAAGTTCGCGGACGGCACCCTCGGCCTCGCGCTGAACCTCGACGAAGATGAGATCGGTGTTGTCGTCCTCGGCGAGTTCGCCGGCATCGTCGAAGGCATGGAGGTGTACCGCACCGGCGAGGTCCTCTCCGTACCCGTCGGCGACGGCTACCTCGGGCGCGTCGTCGACCCGCTCGGCGCCCCGATCGACGGTCTTGGTGAGATCGCGACCGACGGTCGTCGTGCCCTCGAGCTGCAGGCGCCCGGCGTCATGCACCGCAAGAGCGTGCACGAACCGATGCAGACCGGCATCAAAGCCATCGACGCCATGATCCCGATCGGCCGTGGCCAGCGCCAGCTGATCATCGGTGACCGCCAGACCGGCAAGACCGCCATCGCGGTGGACACCATCATCAACCAGAAGGCCAACTGGGATTCCGGCGACACCAACAAGCAGGTCCGCTGCATCTACGTCGCCATCGGCCAGAAGGGCTCCACCATCGCTTCGGTGAAGGGTGCCCTCGAGGACGCAGGAGCGATGGAGTACACGACCATCGTCGCGGCCCCCGCCTCCGACCCGGCCGGCTTCAAGTACCTCGCCCCGTACACCGGCTCGGCCATCGGCCAGCACTGGATGTACGCCGGCAAGCACGTCCTCATCGTCTTCGACGACCTGTCCAAGCAGGCCGAGGCCTACCGTGCGGTGTCGCTCTTGCTGCGTCGCCCGCCGGGACGCGAAGCGTACCCCGGCGACGTGTTCTACCTGCACTCCCGTCTGCTCGAGCGTTGTGCCAAGCTTTCCGACGAGCTCGGCGCCGGATCGATGACCGGACTGCCGATCATCGAAACCAAGGCCAACGACGTCGCCGCGTATATCCCGACCAACGTGATCTCGATCACCGACGGCCAGATCTTCCTGCAGTCCGACCTCTTCAACGCCAACCAGCGCCCAGCGGTCGACGTGGGAATCTCGGTCTCCCGAGTCGGCGGTGACGCCCAGGTCAAGTCGATCAAGAAGGTCTCCGGTACCCTCAAGCTCGAACTGGCCCAGTACCGCTCGCTCGAGGCATTCTCGATGTTCGCGTCGGACCTCGACCCGGCCAGCCGTCGCCAGCTTGCTCGTGGTGCCCGCCTGACCGAGCTGCTCAAGCAGCCGCAATACTCGCCGTACCCGGTCGAAGACCAGGTCGTCTCGATCTGGGCCGGCACCAACGGCAAGCTCGACGAGGTTCCCCTCGAAGACATCCTGCGTTTTGAGCGCGAACTGCTCGACTTCCTGGGACGTACCACCGGCATCCTCACCACGCTGCGGGAGACCAACGTGCTCAGCGACGATACTGTCGCCGAGCTGACCGGCGCGATCGACACCTTCAAGCATGAATTCCAGACCGGTGAGGGCAAGCCCCTCGCCTCCGTCGGTCGCGAAGAGTTCGTCGCGACGAAGGAAGAAGACGTCAACCAGGAAAAGATCGTCAAGCACAAGCGCTGACCGCGCTCTCAGGTTCGCGGCGCCCAGGCAGCGCGAACCTGAGGTTCTTGACACTCATCGACACAATATCTAAGCAAGCACAGGAGACACATGGGAGCGCAACTTCGGGTCTACCGGCAGAAGATCAAGTCTGCCCAGACGACCAAGAAGATCACTCGGGCCATGGAGCTGATCTCCGCTTCGCGCATCCAGAAGGCGCAGGCGCGGGTTGCGGCTTCCACCCCGTATTCGCGTGCGATCACGCAGGCGGTCTCGGCGGTCGCCACCTACTCGAACGTGGAGCACGTGCTGACCACCGAGCCCGAGGTCATCGACCGTGCCGCGGTCGTCATCTTCGCCTCCGACCGTGGCCTCGCGGGAGCGTTCAGCTCCCAGGTGCTGCGGGAGGCTGAGCAGCTCAGCGAGCTGCTGCGCAGCCAGGGCAAGGACGTCGTCTACTACCTGGTCGGACGGAAGGCTTTGGCGTACTTCAGCTTCCGCCGTCGCGTTTCCGAACAGTCCTGGACCGGCGGCACCGACCGTCCGGAATTCGACACCGCCCAGGAAATCGGCGACGCGTTGCTCTCGGCCTTCCTTCGCGGAGCCGACGACGGTGGCGTCGATGAGATCCACATCGTCTACAACCGTTTCGTGAGCATGGTCACCCAGGTTCCCCAGGTCGTTCGCCTGCTGCCGCTGGAGGTCGTCGAGGGTGAAGCCAGCGACGTTCCCTCCACGTTGCCGCTGTACGAATTCGAGCCGGACCCCGAGACCGTCCTCGACGCGTTGCTGCCCGTGTACATCGAAAGCCGCATCTTCAACGCCATGTTGCAGTCCGCGGCGTCGGAGCACGCCAGCCGTCAGAAGGCCATGAAGTCGGCCAGCGACAACGCAGACAAGCTCATCAAGGACTTCACGCGCTTGTCGAACAACGCGCGCCAGACCGAGATCACGCAGCAGATTTCCGAGATCGTGGGTGGAGCCGACGCGCTCTCATCCGCCAAGAACTAACCCAGAGAAGAGAGAGCAATGACTGACACCGCAATCGCGCCAGTCCTCGCGGAGGACACGGCAGGCGCTGTGGGCCGGATCGCCCGCGTAACGGGACCCGTGGTGGACATCGAGTTCCCGCACGACTCGATCCCTGGCATGTACAACGCGCTCAAGACGACCATCGTCATTGGCGACGAGTCGAACGAGATCACCCTCGAGGTCGCACTGCACCTCGGCGACGACCTGGTGCGCGCCATCGCCCTGAACCCGACCGACGGCCTCGTCCGCGGTCAGGAGGTCCGGGACACCGGCTCGCCCATCATGGTTCCGGTCGGCAACGTCACCAAGGGTCGCGTCTTCAACGTCATCGGGGAGGTCCTCAACGCCAAGCCCGGCGAGAAGATCGAGATCACCGAGCGCTGGCCCATCCACCGCAAGCCACCGCCCTTCGACCAGCTGGAGTCCAAGACCCAGCTGTTCGAGACGGGCATCAAGGTCATCGACCTGCTCACGCCGTATGTTCTCGGTGGAAAGATCGGCCTCTTCGGTGGTGCCGGTGTCGGCAAGACCGTCCTGATCCAGGAGATGATCCAGCGCGTCGCGCAGGACCACGGTGGTGTGTCGGTGTTCGCCGGAGTCGGCGAGCGTACCCGTGAGGGCAACGACCTCATCGGCGAAATGGAAGAGGCCGGCGTCTTCGACAAGACCGCCCTCGTATTCGGCCAGATGGACGAGCCGCCGGGAACGCGTCTGCGTGTCGCGCTCTCCGCGCTGACCATGGCGGAGTACTTCCGTGACGTCGCCAAGCAGGACGTGTTGCTCTTCATCGACAACATCTTCCGCTTCACCCAGGCCGGTTCGGAGGTGTCGACCCTGCTGGGCCGCATGCCCTCCGCCGTGGGTTACCAGCCGAACCTGGCCGACGAGATGGGCATCCTGCAGGAGCGCATCACGTCGACCCGTGGCCACTCGATCACCTCGCTGCAGGCCATCTACGTGCCCGCAGACGACTACACCGACCCGGCCCCGGCGACCACCTTCGCGCACCTCGACGCCACCACCGAGCTCTCCCGTGAGATCGCGTCGAAGGGCCTGTACCCGGCCGTCGACCCGCTGACCTCGTCCAGCCGTATCCTCGACCCCCGCTACTTGGGTGCCGACCACTACAACACGGCCGTTCGTGTCAAGGCGATCCTGCAGAAGAACAAGGAACTCCAGGAGATCATCGCGATCCTCGGTGTTGACGAGCTCTCTGAAGAAGACAAGGTGACCGTGGCCCGCGCCCGGCGCATCCAGCAGTTCCTGTCGCAGAACACCTACATGGCGAAGAAGTTCACCGGCGTCGAGGGTTCGACGGTGTCGCTCAAGGACACCATCGAGTCGTTCACGGCCATCGCCAACGGTGACTTCGACCACGTGTCGGAGCAGGCCTTCTTCAACGTCGGTGGTATCGGCGACGTCGAAGAGAAGTGGGCTCAGATCCAGAAGGAGAACGGCTAAGCATGGCTTCGGCTTCGCTCACCGTGACTCTCGTCTCGGCGGACCAGCAGGTTTGGTCCGGCGAGGCGTCCATGGTTGTCGCGCGCACGGTGGAAGGCGAGATCGGTATACTCGTCGGCCACGAGCCGTTGCTGGCCATCCTGTCCAGCGGCGAGGTGCGCATCACCCTGCTCGACGGCACCAAGGTCGTCGCCGAGGCTGACGACGGGTTCCTGTCGGTGGACAACGACATCATTTCCGTCGTCGCCCGTCGCGCCGCCCTCGTGTAGGCGCCGCCTCATTTAGGAC encodes the following:
- the prmC gene encoding peptide chain release factor N(5)-glutamine methyltransferase, with protein sequence MTAPSNNPAPPSPTPTTVDRARAHAAATLGRAGIDDAEVDADLLIGHILRQSRGQVQAAAILGTPLTETDAAAIATLVERRAKREPLQHITGRAPFRSLELNVGPGVFVPRPETEGVAQIAIDALRSMAEPEPVGVDLGTGSGAIALALATEVPHARVFACENSPDAFPWTSRNFAEVGAENATLVFADLADAFPELDGTVAVVVSNPPYIPAAAIPRDPEVRLFDPAHALYGGPDGLDVVRLVSQTGLRLLRAGGVLAIEHGELQGAEIRALLDADGWRATATHRDLTTRDRTTTALRP
- the atpA gene encoding F0F1 ATP synthase subunit alpha, translated to MAELTISPDEIRNALQDFVKSYEPNKAATTEVGYVSTAGDGIAHVQGLPGVMANELIKFADGTLGLALNLDEDEIGVVVLGEFAGIVEGMEVYRTGEVLSVPVGDGYLGRVVDPLGAPIDGLGEIATDGRRALELQAPGVMHRKSVHEPMQTGIKAIDAMIPIGRGQRQLIIGDRQTGKTAIAVDTIINQKANWDSGDTNKQVRCIYVAIGQKGSTIASVKGALEDAGAMEYTTIVAAPASDPAGFKYLAPYTGSAIGQHWMYAGKHVLIVFDDLSKQAEAYRAVSLLLRRPPGREAYPGDVFYLHSRLLERCAKLSDELGAGSMTGLPIIETKANDVAAYIPTNVISITDGQIFLQSDLFNANQRPAVDVGISVSRVGGDAQVKSIKKVSGTLKLELAQYRSLEAFSMFASDLDPASRRQLARGARLTELLKQPQYSPYPVEDQVVSIWAGTNGKLDEVPLEDILRFERELLDFLGRTTGILTTLRETNVLSDDTVAELTGAIDTFKHEFQTGEGKPLASVGREEFVATKEEDVNQEKIVKHKR
- a CDS encoding F0F1 ATP synthase subunit B, with product MPELVLAAEGNSNPFLPEIYDITWSLVVLLVVMVFFVRFAIPRFRQILDDRAEAIEGNIAKADDAQRKAEAALEQYTAQLAVARVEAGQIREQARADGQRILAELREQATSEANRITAAAKAQIEAERQAAVLSLRSEVGSLAIDLASGVIGESLNDDARASAMVERFLADIEATENTAPSAGKN
- a CDS encoding F0F1 ATP synthase subunit epsilon is translated as MASASLTVTLVSADQQVWSGEASMVVARTVEGEIGILVGHEPLLAILSSGEVRITLLDGTKVVAEADDGFLSVDNDIISVVARRAALV
- the atpE gene encoding ATP synthase F0 subunit C → MEPTILAEITGNIATVGYGLAAIGPGIGIGIVAGKTVEAMARQPELAGRLQVTMFLGIAFTELLAFIGVAVFFIFV
- a CDS encoding L-threonylcarbamoyladenylate synthase, which encodes MTRIYDCSVDEERSTGMRLARSAIGRGALVVIPTDTVYGVAADAFNAEAVQRLLDAKGRDRTSPPPVLIPGIPTLDALAQDVPEPVRALVAEFWPGGLTVVLIAQPSLVWDLGDTRGTVALRMPRNQVALDLLAETGPLAVSSANTSGQPSAIDVIGAEEMLGVSVAVYLDGGVAGLDYEPIGDRAGDTSSTIVDATGFATNGGKLVIVRNGVISRAAIEAVIGDALAPVAE
- a CDS encoding F0F1 ATP synthase subunit gamma, with protein sequence MGAQLRVYRQKIKSAQTTKKITRAMELISASRIQKAQARVAASTPYSRAITQAVSAVATYSNVEHVLTTEPEVIDRAAVVIFASDRGLAGAFSSQVLREAEQLSELLRSQGKDVVYYLVGRKALAYFSFRRRVSEQSWTGGTDRPEFDTAQEIGDALLSAFLRGADDGGVDEIHIVYNRFVSMVTQVPQVVRLLPLEVVEGEASDVPSTLPLYEFEPDPETVLDALLPVYIESRIFNAMLQSAASEHASRQKAMKSASDNADKLIKDFTRLSNNARQTEITQQISEIVGGADALSSAKN
- a CDS encoding F0F1 ATP synthase subunit delta, whose amino-acid sequence is MGSATREALATSRAALAAHADWADLATGENLFDAGRVIGDSSQLLAALGDASAETSQKVALVRAIFGATLTPAALELLLSVAAGRWSSQQDLLAAIEELALRVSADSAAPDVSIRSELFLFGAAVSSDAELELALTSKLGKSSAKVGLIQALLSGKVSPQTLAIVRHLVQQPRGRRIGELLTDAATIVADQADSIIATVTVAAALQPGQRDRLAATLSTRYGRKVALNEVIDASVVGGLKVQIGDDVIDGSVATRLKDLRLQLAG
- a CDS encoding MraY family glycosyltransferase → MTLFVLLALVSAVVTFLMSIVVLKLTHKYRLYPKIRERDVHTRPTPRLGGIAMFLGILVAFGVSYLVASQFAPLRLIFADPHQIMAILGAALLIVLLGVADDIWDLDWMTKLLGQFIAAGLVAWQGVQVFSLPIGGLTVGSSWMSIVITVMAIVIVMNMINFIDGLDGLVAGVALIANGVFFIYSYLLVRDTSPTNYFNLASLIAAILVGACVGFLPVNWHPAKMFMGDAGALLVGLLMATSAIAITGQVDPTAINRSQLFPAFIPLILPVAILIIPLLDFGLAVFRRVRAGKSPFSADRKHLHHRLLDMGHSHLHAVLIFYGWTAAASVGCLLYYVLPVFFGLPTWWATVFLVSALVICTVVTLAPLSRRKAIEAASQLAPATGAIGVPTIARLDPLDEASDAKEPV
- the atpD gene encoding F0F1 ATP synthase subunit beta; translation: MTDTAIAPVLAEDTAGAVGRIARVTGPVVDIEFPHDSIPGMYNALKTTIVIGDESNEITLEVALHLGDDLVRAIALNPTDGLVRGQEVRDTGSPIMVPVGNVTKGRVFNVIGEVLNAKPGEKIEITERWPIHRKPPPFDQLESKTQLFETGIKVIDLLTPYVLGGKIGLFGGAGVGKTVLIQEMIQRVAQDHGGVSVFAGVGERTREGNDLIGEMEEAGVFDKTALVFGQMDEPPGTRLRVALSALTMAEYFRDVAKQDVLLFIDNIFRFTQAGSEVSTLLGRMPSAVGYQPNLADEMGILQERITSTRGHSITSLQAIYVPADDYTDPAPATTFAHLDATTELSREIASKGLYPAVDPLTSSSRILDPRYLGADHYNTAVRVKAILQKNKELQEIIAILGVDELSEEDKVTVARARRIQQFLSQNTYMAKKFTGVEGSTVSLKDTIESFTAIANGDFDHVSEQAFFNVGGIGDVEEKWAQIQKENG
- the atpB gene encoding F0F1 ATP synthase subunit A, with the translated sequence MASDGEFTAPGIGEFLGLPALFFEGTPFEINRIILVRLVAIGLMLLLFWIALRKPSRVPGRNQSIAELALGFVQVQIADQILGKEMGRRYLPLLAGLFFGILAMNITGVVPFMNISGTSIIAMPLLLGLVAYVVFIYAGIKALGPGKFFKNSLFPAGVPWPIYILLAPIEFINIFIVRPLSLALRLLLNMMVGHLLLVLCFSATNFFFFTAGGWAGLFGVGTLAFGFIFTFVEFAVYILQAYIFTLLTAVYVQQAVAEEH
- a CDS encoding N-acetyltransferase, with product MTAGLRPLGETELAAWLVSSVADYTDDLEAAGLSRAAAENKAAEATRREFPHGRPAPGQRVYSIRVADEHVGVLWLSAGPADDLTNWWILDIVVFEQFRGRGHGRLAMLLAEAEAARLGAAKLTLNVFARNAVARALYTSLDYEPTKIVMEKTLAPSAN